In Methanooceanicella nereidis, the genomic stretch TAAGGACACGTATACTGTCGAAGAGTTCTATTCATCCGAGGGAACTTCACTTGTCATGCGGAGCCCTAACGTCTTATGGTCTCTGGAACTTGTGGGCAAAAAAGACGGCCAGCTACAATCCGTGAGGCGCCGTATAGGTAACACGAAAGGATTCGAGGCTTTTGACGGAGATCATCATTTAGACTGTTCGAGAGATGCAGTGGCATCGCTTGTATCCCTGCTTAACGGTAAATCCCCGCCATCTGGCAAATTGCCAGTGATCGCTGACCCGGAGCTGACCGGGGTGTTCGCGCATGAGGCGGTCGGGCATGCCTCCGAGGGTGACCTCGTCACCACAGGGAACTCATGTTTTGAGAATAAGATCGGAGAGAAAATAGGCAACTCGATAGTGACGATAAAGGACGATGCCACCATCCCGGGCCTTTTCGGCAGCTATGTCTACGATGATGAAGGTGTCAGGACAAGGACCAAGGTACTTATCAAGGACGGCATACTGAACGAGTTCATACTCAGCAGGGAGACGGCGAAAAAACTGAACATGGAGCCAAATGGCGGCGCCAGGGCAGAATCATACCACGGAAGGCCTCTTGTCAGGATGAGCAACACGTTCATCGAAAGGGGAGACTCGTCGTTCAGGGAAATGCTGGAAGAGACAAGGCATGGAGTTTACTTAAAAGGCACAAGAGGCGGACAGGTCAATACCTCTCAGGGATACTTTCAGTTTAATGCCCAGGAGGCTTACCTGATAGAGGACGGAGAGTTGAAAACCCCGTTAAGGGATGTGTCCCTTTCAGGCCATACGCTGGAGATATTAAGCCTTATAGACATGGTCGGGGAAGACCTTAGCCTGGGTCATGCAGGGCTTTGCGGAAAAGGACAGACAGTGCCCGT encodes the following:
- a CDS encoding TldD/PmbA family protein, with amino-acid sequence MRVVQNALQGRADYFDIRITDVTNTILELKKNEVSKAISGKDTGACVRVLYGGAWGFASTPDISEESIRDAADKAARIARGVSESVKEKTELAAVKPVIDEVTIEMKKSIMDTSIEKKLDLLLSTFDVVKDYDFIVNSTASYKDTYTVEEFYSSEGTSLVMRSPNVLWSLELVGKKDGQLQSVRRRIGNTKGFEAFDGDHHLDCSRDAVASLVSLLNGKSPPSGKLPVIADPELTGVFAHEAVGHASEGDLVTTGNSCFENKIGEKIGNSIVTIKDDATIPGLFGSYVYDDEGVRTRTKVLIKDGILNEFILSRETAKKLNMEPNGGARAESYHGRPLVRMSNTFIERGDSSFREMLEETRHGVYLKGTRGGQVNTSQGYFQFNAQEAYLIEDGELKTPLRDVSLSGHTLEILSLIDMVGEDLSLGHAGLCGKGQTVPVGDGGPHIRISECVVGGR